The following nucleotide sequence is from Gymnodinialimonas phycosphaerae.
GACGGCCAATACCGGTCATAGATCGCCTGCTCTTGCTGGTTGAACGCCACGCCCAGGAACTGGTCAACCAGCAGGTCGTTGGCGGAATACAACTCGATGCCCTCGCGAGCAGCCTCCGCCGTCCACTGCCATTCGTAGCGGTAGTCCTGCCAGTAGCCGCGCTGGATCTGCGCGCCTTCCAGATACATCTGGCTGTTGACGGCCTGATCGGAATTCAACACCTCGTCGGTGAAGATCGGCTCTCCATCGACCATGTTCCACGTGCGGCCTTCAACGCCGAAGTTGGCAAGGTTGCGGCCTTCTTCGGTGAACCAGAAGTCAAAGTACCGGATCGTCTCGATCACGTGCTCGTTGGAATAGCTGATCGCCCAACCATCGGGCTTGATCGGGATGCGACGATGCTCTTCCATGCGCACACCACCGGCGGAGGCAGGCGGCAAGAACGGGATGAAGTTGAAGCCCGGAACGGCTTCCGCCAACGCAGAATTGTAGCCGGACGTCGACGCAAACCAATCATGGGTCATACCGCCAAGGTTCTCGGACAGGAGGTAGTCCCGCGAGGAGGAACCGCGCGTGAAGATCTCGGGATCAATCAGGCCTTCCTCATACCACTGAGCGATGTTGGACAGGCCCACGCGATAGGCGTCCTGCGCATAGGGGTGAACGATCTCACCTGCATCGTTGACGTAGAAATCGTGGTAGGTGTCAGAGCCGGACGACCGGGCGTCCCACAGCGTCAACAGGCGGTTCACCTCTTGCCACTGACGCGCGAAGTACGGAATCTCGTCCGCTTCGCCGTTGCCGTTGGGATCGCCATCGCGGAACGCAACCAGCGTGGTGTAGAGCTCGTCCACGTTTTGCGGCTGCTCAAGACCAAGCGCATCCAGCCAGTCCTGACGGATAAACCACGCGCGGCCGAATTCACCATCGGGCAGGTATGGAATATAGTAATAATTGCCGTCATAGGCCGAGATCGCGGCTTGAAGATCCGGGTTTTCATCCCAGAACGCCTGTATATTCGGCGCATGCTCTGCGACCAGATCGTTGAGCGGCAGGAACGCGCCCTCGGGCCCGAACTGGTTGACTGGCTGTTGGATCAGGTGCCCGCCGACGATGTCGGGCATCTCGCCCATCGCCAGAAGCAGGTTCATCGCTTCGCCACTGTCGGTGGTGTTCGCGCCCATGGTGTCGTCGACCAGGCTGATGCCGGTCAAGCGACGCGCTTCCAGCTCGACCGGATAGATCTCGCTGGTTTCGCCGCCAACGCCGTAGCCTTGGGCACGGGGCCAGTGCATGTGGATCGTCAGCTCAAGCGGCTCTTCCACGATCATCAGATGGCCGTCTGCGAAGACGGGGCTGGTCAGCGCCGTTGTCGCCAGAATGGCCGAGGCTAGTGAAACTTTACGCATGGTAGTCCTCCCTATATGCGGTAGTTCAGGTTATTCCTTCACGCCGCCCAACATGATGCCCTTGCTGAAATACTTCTGCAGGAACGGGTAGATGAGCAGGATGGGGATGATCGAACAGACAATGATCGCAGCACTGACGGTCTCGAACGAATAGGTGGCATCCAAGAGCGTCGCGGCGAATTCCTCGTCGTCGCTGAGCTCCAGAATGACATGGCGCAGGTAAACTTGCAGCGGGATCTTGTCCTCGTCTTGCAACAACACCATGGCCCAGAAGAAGCCGTTCCAGCGCGACACGATGCAGAACAACGCGACCGTGGCGATCGCGGGCTTGGAGAGTGGCATGTAGACCTTCCACAGCACCTGGAATTCATTGGCGCCGTCCATACGGGCGGCCTCTTCGAACGATTGCGGGATACCCTCGAAGAAGTTGCGCAAAAGGATGATGTTGAAGCCGTTTACGGCGAAGCCGATGATGATGCCGAAATAGCTGTCCAGCAGCCCCAGATCGCGCATGTTCAGGAAGAACGGGATCATGCCGGCGTGAAACCACATGGTGAACGCCACCATCAGGTTCCAGAAACGGCGCCCGTACAGCTGGCGGCGCGACAGGGCGTAGGCGCCGGGGATGATGAACGCGAGGCTCATCAGCGTGCCGCCGATGGTGTAGATGAACGTGTTACCGTAGCTGACCCAGAACATCCGCTCGGACAGGACCTGGGCGTAGGCGTCCAGTGTGAAGCCTACCGGCGTCAGAACCACGTTGCCCGCCCGCGCCTCGAAACCGGTGCTCATCGACAGGGACGCGATGTAGATGAAAGGATAAAGCGCCGAGATCGTGAAAACCGCGATCAGGAACATGTTGAGAATGACGAAGGCTTTGTCACCGCGCGAATAGAGGTTCATGTTGGCCATGGCTCTGTCCCCCTACCACAAGGATGTGCGCGAATAGCGCTTGGAAATTGCGTTGGCGCTCATCACCAGGACGAAGGCCACGACCGCGTTGAACAGGCCCGCGGCGGCAGCAAGGTCGTATTGGCCGCCCTGCAAGCCCTGACGATAAATGAACGTGTTCACGACGTCCGCCGTCTCGTAGGTGGCGGGCTGATAGAGCAGGATGATCATCTCGAAGCTGACTTCGAGCATGTTGCCGATGCGGATGATCAGCATGATGATGATCGTTGGCAGGATCGACGGGATGGTGATCTTCCACATCATCTGCCAGCGGCTGGCACCATCCACCACGGCGGATTCATAGAGCGTCGGTGAGACACCCGCGATAGCCGCGAGGTAAACGATGGATTGGAACCCGGCCTCTTGCCAGATCGTAGTGCCGACAAAGATCGGCCTGAACCATTCGGGCCGCGTCAAGAAGTAGATCGACTCACCGCCGAACCATTCCAGTACCGTGTTGACGATACCCGCCGAGGGCGAGAAGCCCGTGATCACGATGCCCGCGATGATCACGGATGAGATGAAGTGCGGCAGGTAGACGATGGTTTGCGCCGTCTTCTTGAACCATTCGCGCAGGATCTCATTAAACATAAGCGCAAGAATGATCGGCATCGGGAAACCGAACAGCAGGCTTAGGCCCGAGATATAAATGGTATTGCGAAGGGCGCGGAGGAATTGGTCGTTGTTGAAAAGCGTCTCGAAATGCTCGAACCCGATCCACGGGCTGGCGGCGACGCCGCGGAAGACCGAATAATCCCTGAACGCGATCTGAAGTCCGTACATCGGCTTGTAAAGGAAGACGAGCAGCCAGATGATCGTGGGGATCAGCATGGCGTAGAGCTGCCATTCCCGCTTCAGGTGGTCCCCAACCCGCACCATGCGGCTGGGGCGTGTTGTGTGCAGAGCCTCTTTGGCAAGTAAAACGGTCTCTTCCGTCTTGCCGGGGCCGCCAACATTTGTGCCCGGGGTACTCATGCGACACGCGTTTGGCCGGACAGGGCCAATCCAGTTTGCGCGTCGAAGACCTTGATCAGATCCGGCTGCGCCGTGAAACCTGTCACGGCATCCAGCTTTTCGATGTTGCCGAGTGTCTCGGTTCGGATCACGAAGGGCTCTCCGCCGACGGTCATGTGTAACAACGCCTCGGAACCGAGCGTTTCGACAAGGTCCAGATCGCCCATCACAGCCCCATCGGTAGCGTCCGTCACGATCTGGCTATACTCGGGCCTGATGCCGACGATCACTTCGCGACCCACTGCGTTTTGCAGGCCCGACAGTGGCGCAAGCGCGATCTTCTGCCCCGCGAATTCCGCCATCGGCCCATTGGTCCCATCGGCAATCGTCGCCTTGATCTGGTTCATCGGGGGCGCCCCCAGGAAGCCCGCGACGAAGGCATTGGCGGGATTGAGGAAAAGCTCCATCGGGGTGCCGATCTGCTCGATCCGGCCGTCATTCATCACGACGATCCGGTCCGCCAGCGTCATTGCCTCCACCTGATCGTGGGTCACGTAGATGCTGGTCACGCCAAGGCGTTTGTGCAGGCGCTTGATCTCGGCGCGCATCTGGGTGCGCAGCTTCGCGTCAAGGTTCGAGAGCGGTTCATCAAAGAGGAAAACCTTGGGGCGGCGCACGATGGCACGACCCATGGCAACGCGCTGACGCTGACCACCGGACAGGTCTGCGGGCCGACGTTCAAGGTACTCTTTCAGGCCCAGAATACCTGCGACTTCCTCGATCGAGTCCTCGATGACCTGCTTGCTCTCCTTGCGGATGCGCAGGCCGAAGGCGATATTTTCGGCCACGTTGAGATGCGGGTAAAGCGCGTAGTTCTGAAACACCATCGCGACATCGCGATCTTTGGGAGCGACCCGGTTCATCACACGGCCGTCAATCGTCAGATCGCCGTCCGAAATTTCTTCCAGGCCAGCAATCATCCGCAGCGTTGTGGACTTGCCACAACCAGACGGGCCAACGAGGACCACGAACTCTTGTTCCTGCACCTCAAGATCAATCCCGTGAACGACCTGGACCGCGCCATACGCCTTCACGATGTTCTTCAAGATAACGCCGGACATGGCCCCTCCCCGAGCTTGAATATACGCCCCCATCCCAGCAGGATGATTCGCGCTCCCTCAAGTGGTATACTAGTTTGCTTAATCTGGAATACTAGTATTGATTTTTTCTTTTTGAGTGGCCTAGGGTGAGTAACCCGAGGAGTCACCGCATGAGAATTACTGAGGTTATCGTCACACCGATCGCGATCCCGGACGTGCCCCTGGCAAACACCAAGGGCGTGCATCCGTCGGTATTTCTGCGCGCCGTCATCGAGGTGAAAACAGACACCGGCCTTGTCGGTCTGGGCGAGGCCTATGGCGCAAAGCGTACGCTGACGGGCTTGCAGACCGTGGCCCCCACGCTTGAGGGGCTAGATCCCTATGATCTGCGCGACTTGCGTCGCCGCGTGGAACAAGCGCTGCCAAACAGCGGTGGCGTGAACGCCCCCACGGCCCTGGCCGATCACAAGGTGATCGACGTCGTCTATTCGGCCTACGAGATCGCCTTGCTGGACATTCGCGGCAAGGAAGTTGGGCGCCCGCTTTACGACCTGCTTGGCGGCGCCGTGCGCAAGACGATCCCTTTCGGCGGTTATCTCTTCTACAAGTTCGCCAAGCAGGATCTGACCTTCGGCCCCGATATCATGGGAGAGGTCATGACGCCCGACACCCTTGTGGCGCAGGCCCGCGAATTTGCGGCCGAGTACGGCTTCAAATCCTGGAAGTTGAAGGGCGGCGTCCTGCATCCCGACGAAGAAGTCGAAACGCTTTTGAAGTTGCGAGAGGTCTTCCCCAACGACGGCCTGCGCATCGACCCGATGGGGGGCTGGACCGTTGAGACCTCTCTTAAGGTGATCGACCAGCTTGGCGGCACCGCGGGGGGCGTTCTGGAATACCTTGAAGACCCGGTGCGTGGGATGGACGCAATGTCGGAGCTGTCGGCACAAACTGATCTGCCATTGGCCACCAATCTTGTGGTGGTGGAGTTCGAGCAAATCATTGAGGCCGTCAAGAAAGACGCCGTGCAGATCGTGCTGTCGGATCATCATTATTGGCGCGGTGCGACGGGGGCCGTTCATCTGGGCGAGATCTGCCGTGCGGCAGGATTGGGCGTGTCGATGCACTCCAACTCTCACCTCGGGATATCGTTGGCCGCGATGCGCCACGTGGCCGCCGCCACCCCGAACCTGACCTATGATTGCGACACCCATTACCCCTGGTCGACGAAAGAGATCATCAAGGGCGGTCGCCCGACGTTCAGGAACGGGACGCTACAGGTGCCCGAGGGGCCCGGACTTGGGGTGGAGCTGGACCACGAAGCCGTGGCCGAGCTTCATGCGTTGTACAACAATGCCATGGTGAAGGACCGCGACGACACGGACGAGATGATGAAATACATTCCGGATTATGTCCGCAAAGTGCCCAGATGGTAGACGTTAGCTGCTTGAAGTGCTGGCCATTGCCGACGAAAGGCTGGTCATTCGGAAAACCGCGAATTATGTCCGAACTCGAAAGGAAGGCCCAAACATGGCATCAGTAGTGCGCGCCAGAGATCGCAAGACCAGCGTCGATGTGGTGTTCGATCACCTCTACAGTTCGATCGTGAAGCTTGAATTGCTTCCCGGCGACAAAATCTCGGAAGCAGAGATCGCAGCGCAGTTCGGCGTGTCTCGGCAACCGGTTCGGGATGCCTTCAGCCGTCTTGAGAACCTTGATCTGCTGCTGATCCAACCGCAGAAGGCCACCGAGGTCAAACGGTTCTCTTTGCATGAAATTACAAAGTCGCGTTTTGTGCGGGCAAGTGTCGAAGCAGAGGTTCTGCGCCGGGCCGCCAAGGAAGCGACACCTGCGGATGGGACTTTGCTGGACGCCTGCCTTGCACAGCAGGCGGAGGTCGTCGCGACCTTGGACTTTGAGGCATTCGGCAAGCTGGACTACGAATTTCACGAGACGTTGTGCAAAGTGGCCAAGGTGGAATTCGCCTTCGAGGTAATCTCTTTCGAGAAGGCCAATGTCGACCGGCTGTGCATGCTGAGCATTTCCACCAAGGAAGAT
It contains:
- a CDS encoding extracellular solute-binding protein translates to MRKVSLASAILATTALTSPVFADGHLMIVEEPLELTIHMHWPRAQGYGVGGETSEIYPVELEARRLTGISLVDDTMGANTTDSGEAMNLLLAMGEMPDIVGGHLIQQPVNQFGPEGAFLPLNDLVAEHAPNIQAFWDENPDLQAAISAYDGNYYYIPYLPDGEFGRAWFIRQDWLDALGLEQPQNVDELYTTLVAFRDGDPNGNGEADEIPYFARQWQEVNRLLTLWDARSSGSDTYHDFYVNDAGEIVHPYAQDAYRVGLSNIAQWYEEGLIDPEIFTRGSSSRDYLLSENLGGMTHDWFASTSGYNSALAEAVPGFNFIPFLPPASAGGVRMEEHRRIPIKPDGWAISYSNEHVIETIRYFDFWFTEEGRNLANFGVEGRTWNMVDGEPIFTDEVLNSDQAVNSQMYLEGAQIQRGYWQDYRYEWQWTAEAAREGIELYSANDLLVDQFLGVAFNQQEQAIYDRYWPSIRTYMLERQQAWILGSGDVEEDWADYIETLNDMGYDQVIEVMNSAYARQYG
- a CDS encoding carbohydrate ABC transporter permease, which gives rise to MANMNLYSRGDKAFVILNMFLIAVFTISALYPFIYIASLSMSTGFEARAGNVVLTPVGFTLDAYAQVLSERMFWVSYGNTFIYTIGGTLMSLAFIIPGAYALSRRQLYGRRFWNLMVAFTMWFHAGMIPFFLNMRDLGLLDSYFGIIIGFAVNGFNIILLRNFFEGIPQSFEEAARMDGANEFQVLWKVYMPLSKPAIATVALFCIVSRWNGFFWAMVLLQDEDKIPLQVYLRHVILELSDDEEFAATLLDATYSFETVSAAIIVCSIIPILLIYPFLQKYFSKGIMLGGVKE
- a CDS encoding ABC transporter permease, with the translated sequence MSTPGTNVGGPGKTEETVLLAKEALHTTRPSRMVRVGDHLKREWQLYAMLIPTIIWLLVFLYKPMYGLQIAFRDYSVFRGVAASPWIGFEHFETLFNNDQFLRALRNTIYISGLSLLFGFPMPIILALMFNEILREWFKKTAQTIVYLPHFISSVIIAGIVITGFSPSAGIVNTVLEWFGGESIYFLTRPEWFRPIFVGTTIWQEAGFQSIVYLAAIAGVSPTLYESAVVDGASRWQMMWKITIPSILPTIIIMLIIRIGNMLEVSFEMIILLYQPATYETADVVNTFIYRQGLQGGQYDLAAAAGLFNAVVAFVLVMSANAISKRYSRTSLW
- a CDS encoding ABC transporter ATP-binding protein encodes the protein MSGVILKNIVKAYGAVQVVHGIDLEVQEQEFVVLVGPSGCGKSTTLRMIAGLEEISDGDLTIDGRVMNRVAPKDRDVAMVFQNYALYPHLNVAENIAFGLRIRKESKQVIEDSIEEVAGILGLKEYLERRPADLSGGQRQRVAMGRAIVRRPKVFLFDEPLSNLDAKLRTQMRAEIKRLHKRLGVTSIYVTHDQVEAMTLADRIVVMNDGRIEQIGTPMELFLNPANAFVAGFLGAPPMNQIKATIADGTNGPMAEFAGQKIALAPLSGLQNAVGREVIVGIRPEYSQIVTDATDGAVMGDLDLVETLGSEALLHMTVGGEPFVIRTETLGNIEKLDAVTGFTAQPDLIKVFDAQTGLALSGQTRVA
- a CDS encoding enolase C-terminal domain-like protein; translated protein: MRITEVIVTPIAIPDVPLANTKGVHPSVFLRAVIEVKTDTGLVGLGEAYGAKRTLTGLQTVAPTLEGLDPYDLRDLRRRVEQALPNSGGVNAPTALADHKVIDVVYSAYEIALLDIRGKEVGRPLYDLLGGAVRKTIPFGGYLFYKFAKQDLTFGPDIMGEVMTPDTLVAQAREFAAEYGFKSWKLKGGVLHPDEEVETLLKLREVFPNDGLRIDPMGGWTVETSLKVIDQLGGTAGGVLEYLEDPVRGMDAMSELSAQTDLPLATNLVVVEFEQIIEAVKKDAVQIVLSDHHYWRGATGAVHLGEICRAAGLGVSMHSNSHLGISLAAMRHVAAATPNLTYDCDTHYPWSTKEIIKGGRPTFRNGTLQVPEGPGLGVELDHEAVAELHALYNNAMVKDRDDTDEMMKYIPDYVRKVPRW
- a CDS encoding GntR family transcriptional regulator; amino-acid sequence: MASVVRARDRKTSVDVVFDHLYSSIVKLELLPGDKISEAEIAAQFGVSRQPVRDAFSRLENLDLLLIQPQKATEVKRFSLHEITKSRFVRASVEAEVLRRAAKEATPADGTLLDACLAQQAEVVATLDFEAFGKLDYEFHETLCKVAKVEFAFEVISFEKANVDRLCMLSISTKEDRMEQLLADHTAIADCVKAGDGEGAVAAGMIHLSRLDATIQKICKDNPDYFEA